A section of the Metabacillus endolithicus genome encodes:
- a CDS encoding methyl-accepting chemotaxis protein: MMKKLKNKFSSLRIKMLLVFVPIILLSTISITSLSFMDTKKEVSNVTRLSVNNDLDAISEKMKNEISSHEKIAEGIVALYQSKGTSLSKEDYRMFLEEMVPLNSNTLGAGIWIEPYLYDEKEEFFGPYVYKDGENVVYTEDYEDPAYDYHHTDWYLTGKNAEKGKVTWTDPYFDETMGITMITAALPIVDQGKLIGVVTADYDLSTIQTMIAEQKFEKTGFFYMVDSTGILISHPDDQKVMNESILEDQGLKTFGEKVLNTDSGTELIQRNNHEWEAYYKTFPSTGWKLVANAPTRELYEAVQKLLYKSMTISFIILAFAVLVIFIFTGRFSNRIKEFVHQIGFLAEGDLTHPITIKSNDEIGEMGTHYNNALEKLKEMIYKMNDTSQLVASSSEELSASAEETSKSITEVANSIQFVATNNTKQTSYVNTMNKNTIDMIEKMNNIAETIEGVKEHSLSTSRLAQNGNGNVQDVKKQMNEINLTVTKSSDAINELSEKSKKIEEIVSMITSIAAQTNLLALNAAIEAARAGEHGKGFAVVADEVRKLAEQSSNASSEITSLILEIQEGIHGSVQMMDSSTESTKSGIQVVEATGVAFQNISSSINDVSSRIDHTYQLLMEIVKETNSLKEVANAINNISISNDESAQSVSAATEQQSAIMEQVAAATEELSRMSSELQNEINQFKI; encoded by the coding sequence ATGATGAAAAAGCTTAAAAACAAATTTTCTAGTCTTAGAATAAAGATGCTTTTAGTTTTTGTACCGATTATTTTACTATCAACTATTTCTATTACTTCACTAAGCTTTATGGATACAAAAAAAGAAGTATCTAACGTAACAAGGTTAAGTGTTAACAATGATTTAGATGCCATTTCTGAAAAAATGAAAAATGAAATTTCCTCTCATGAAAAAATAGCTGAGGGTATTGTAGCTCTTTATCAATCAAAAGGAACTTCATTGTCAAAAGAAGATTATCGAATGTTCTTAGAAGAAATGGTGCCACTAAACTCAAACACTTTAGGGGCAGGTATATGGATAGAACCATATCTATATGATGAAAAAGAGGAGTTTTTTGGTCCTTACGTTTATAAAGATGGAGAAAATGTTGTCTACACTGAAGACTATGAAGACCCGGCATATGATTATCATCATACTGATTGGTATCTTACAGGTAAAAATGCTGAAAAAGGAAAAGTTACTTGGACAGACCCCTATTTTGATGAAACAATGGGAATTACGATGATCACAGCTGCATTACCTATAGTTGATCAAGGAAAACTCATTGGTGTTGTAACAGCTGATTATGATTTATCAACTATTCAAACTATGATAGCTGAACAAAAGTTTGAAAAAACAGGATTTTTCTATATGGTAGATTCAACAGGTATACTCATTTCCCATCCAGATGATCAAAAAGTGATGAATGAATCTATTTTAGAAGACCAAGGATTAAAGACATTTGGCGAAAAGGTACTAAACACAGATTCAGGTACTGAACTTATTCAACGAAACAATCATGAATGGGAAGCATATTATAAAACGTTCCCTTCTACAGGTTGGAAGCTAGTAGCAAATGCTCCAACTCGTGAACTATATGAGGCCGTTCAAAAACTATTATACAAGTCTATGACGATATCTTTTATTATTTTAGCTTTTGCCGTTCTTGTTATTTTTATATTTACAGGCCGTTTTTCAAATCGTATCAAAGAATTTGTTCATCAAATCGGATTTTTAGCTGAAGGTGATCTTACTCACCCCATAACTATTAAATCTAATGATGAAATTGGAGAAATGGGCACTCACTATAACAATGCATTGGAAAAACTAAAAGAAATGATTTATAAAATGAATGACACTAGCCAACTAGTTGCATCCAGTTCTGAAGAATTATCTGCTAGTGCTGAAGAAACTAGCAAGTCTATCACAGAGGTGGCAAATTCAATACAATTTGTAGCAACTAACAATACAAAACAAACAAGCTATGTAAATACAATGAATAAGAATACTATTGACATGATTGAAAAAATGAATAATATTGCAGAAACAATCGAGGGTGTAAAAGAACATTCTTTGTCAACTTCAAGATTAGCTCAAAATGGAAACGGAAATGTTCAAGATGTAAAAAAACAAATGAATGAGATTAATCTAACTGTTACTAAATCTTCAGATGCTATAAATGAATTAAGTGAAAAATCTAAAAAGATAGAAGAAATTGTGTCTATGATTACATCAATTGCCGCACAAACAAATCTTCTAGCATTAAATGCAGCCATTGAAGCAGCAAGAGCAGGAGAGCATGGGAAAGGTTTTGCCGTAGTAGCTGATGAGGTCCGAAAGCTTGCAGAACAATCGAGTAATGCTTCAAGCGAAATTACTAGTTTAATCCTAGAAATTCAGGAAGGAATTCATGGTTCAGTTCAAATGATGGATTCTAGTACAGAATCAACAAAATCTGGTATTCAAGTAGTAGAGGCAACCGGAGTTGCATTCCAAAATATTTCTTCATCTATTAACGATGTTAGTAGCCGAATCGATCATACGTATCAATTGCTTATGGAAATTGTTAAAGAAACAAATTCGCTAAAAGAAGTAGCAAATGCAATTAATAACATTTCGATCTCAAATGATGAAAGTGCACAAAGTGTTTCAGCCGCCACTGAACAGCAATCTGCTATTATGGAGCAAGTAGCAGCAGCAACAGAAGAATTATCAAGAATGTCGAGTGAATTACAGAATGAAATCAATCAATTTAAAATTTAA